Genomic segment of bacterium:
GAACACCATTTCTCGCCGCTGGGCTATACGGCTTCACCTGCCATCGGGCTCGCCGCACTGGCCGCCGAGACCCGGCGCATCCGCCTGGGTACCGGAGTCGTGGTCTTGCCGTTCTACAATCCCATCCGCGTGGCCGAGGACTTCGCGTACCTCGATCACCTGAGTGACGGAAGAGTCGACCTCGGAATCGGCTGCGGCGCGCAGCCTCCCGAGTTTCAGCACTTCCGCATCGATCCAGCTACCGCACATATTCGGATGGAAGAAGGTCTGGAGGTGATCCGCCAGGCCTGGAGCGATGGCAGGGTCGACCTACGGGGCGAGTTCCATCGGTTCGATGACGTTCCCGTTCACCCGACTCCGGTGCAGACCCCCCATCCCCCGATCTGGATGGCTGCGGTTTCTGCGGACAGCTTCGAACGGGCGGGACGCCTCGGCTGCAATCTCCTGTCCGGAACGGCCCTGGGTCTCAATCGCAAAGTCGCCGCCCAGCGACGAGCTGCATACCTGCGCGGATTGCGCGCAGCCGGGTTCTCCAGCGAAGGTCGCTCCAGCGGTTGCTTGACCATCGTATACGTGGCCGATACGCAGGAACGGGCGCGCGATGAGTTCGGAGCTGCCGCGACCTGGTACCGCAATACCATCGGTAAGTTCATCGCTCCGGATTCGGATCCCGACGACAGCGTCATCTGCGGCAGTCCCGAATTCGTGACCGAACGGCTGGCCGAGATCCAGCAGATCTACGGCTTTACGGACCTGCTCTGCTGGACGCGACTCGGAGTGTTGCAACCTGAAAAGGTGTTGCGTTCGATGGAATTGATGCAACACAAGGTAATGCCGCATCTGCGCGACTCGGCCCCCCCCAGTCCGGTCCAATTCGAGACGCCTGAAATCACCAGCCCTGCCGTGTAGGAGAATCGCAGTCGCAGCATGGGCGAACGGAGCGCGGCGCCACGACGCCGAGTTGCGTTGGAACTTCGGGAACGGACGACTAGTTCGAAGTGTCCTGAGCAGCAGCGGTGACTTCCTTGCGGCCGGACTCACTCAGATCGCGCAGGAAGCCGTAGAAGAAGCGCCTCCCCGCGAGCATGACCGGGCAAACCGTCAACTCGAGTGGGAATTCCTCGCCGTTCTTGCGGATCCCGGCCAGATCGTCGACGTGCTTGTCGATGATGGGCCCTTCTCCCGTTGCCAGGTAGTGCTCCAATCCCTGTCGATGTCTTTCGCGATACATCGGTGGAATGATGAGATCTGCGACCAGTTTTCCGCGGGCTTCTTCCTGCGTGTAACCGAAGATCCGCGTTGCCGATCGATTGAATTCCACGGTGACACCCGTGTCGTCCATGACGACGATGCCTTCCAGCGCAGCGGTCGTCATGGCGCTCCGGACTTTCACGAGATTCCGCAACGCGTCGTTGGTCACCCTGCGTCTGTGGATGGAGGAGGCCATCAGGCAGCCGACGATCAGAATCACAAAGTAGATCGGCGTTGCGATCATGAGCAGTGGTGTCGCGACGTCGACGGCGATCGCGTCGAGGAGTCGCCGGGGAACCAACGAGATGAACACATAGACGGGCGTTTCGTTCGGTCCCGCGCTGGCCTGCGAGGCGACCGGGTTCGGCGCGAGGGTATCGAAGAAGAAGATGCCCTCGCTGCTTTCGACCCGGCCCCGAGGGCTCTCGAGCAACTGCGGCCATACTTCTGGGAACGAACGCTGGAAGGTCCTTCCGCGTTCGATTTCGAAACCGCCTGTATCCTCCGATTGATTTCGAGCCCAGTAGCCGTCGGAATTGACGACCATACGCTGGACGCCGAGTTCACCGGTTTCCGTTTCGAATGGGCTCATGAGGGATCGACTGAGTACGGCCAGAGTAACGATTCCCCGGCGCTGACCTTTGGCGTCCTCGACCGGCATTCCCAGGAGGACTATCGGTTCCTCCTGCTCTGCGGAGTCTCCCCGCTCGGATTCAGGCATTGCGGGTGAGGCCGACAATCCCCCCGGCCCGAGATCCATGGTCGCCCGGAAGAAGTCGCTCCCACCCTTGTTCTGGAGTTCTTTTCCAGGTGTGATCCTGGTTCCATCGGCGGTGTTTTCAATGCAGACGGTCTCCTGTCCCGAAGCGTCGATGAACTGGATCCGCGAATAGCCCGATCGGCGACGAGTGAACGAGAGCAAGGTCTGTTCGAAAGCCGCCATGCGCTTCGGGTTTCCGTCGTTGATGGCTTTGCTGGCGAGGTCGGCGACGAAAGAGAGATCGCCATTTGCGATCGTCAGTTCGCGCTCCACCCGGCGAACGCCGCGATTCAGGACGGAGGCTTCCTCGGCGAGAAGTCCCGCCTGACTGGTTCCCAGTTCCGCGCGGTACAGGAGAAAAAACAGGAAAAGGAAGACGATCGTCGTCGGCAGGATGGCCCTGACGAACAGCGACATGGGGACGCTCACAATCCCCTGCAGCAGGCTTTCGGCCGGCTCCGCACCCATCCACCACGAGTCTCGTTGTTGCGCGCCCATGCGAAGGAATTCCTCTAGCCTGGCGCGACCCATGAATTCGTGCAATCACCGCCCGGTTCGCGGTTCGCGCCGTTCGGGAAAAAGGA
This window contains:
- a CDS encoding LLM class flavin-dependent oxidoreductase, with amino-acid sequence MKFGMLHLYANPGDLSERQAIREQMDLMKAAENLDFDSVWPAEHHFSPLGYTASPAIGLAALAAETRRIRLGTGVVVLPFYNPIRVAEDFAYLDHLSDGRVDLGIGCGAQPPEFQHFRIDPATAHIRMEEGLEVIRQAWSDGRVDLRGEFHRFDDVPVHPTPVQTPHPPIWMAAVSADSFERAGRLGCNLLSGTALGLNRKVAAQRRAAYLRGLRAAGFSSEGRSSGCLTIVYVADTQERARDEFGAAATWYRNTIGKFIAPDSDPDDSVICGSPEFVTERLAEIQQIYGFTDLLCWTRLGVLQPEKVLRSMELMQHKVMPHLRDSAPPSPVQFETPEITSPAV
- a CDS encoding PAS domain S-box protein yields the protein MGAQQRDSWWMGAEPAESLLQGIVSVPMSLFVRAILPTTIVFLFLFFLLYRAELGTSQAGLLAEEASVLNRGVRRVERELTIANGDLSFVADLASKAINDGNPKRMAAFEQTLLSFTRRRSGYSRIQFIDASGQETVCIENTADGTRITPGKELQNKGGSDFFRATMDLGPGGLSASPAMPESERGDSAEQEEPIVLLGMPVEDAKGQRRGIVTLAVLSRSLMSPFETETGELGVQRMVVNSDGYWARNQSEDTGGFEIERGRTFQRSFPEVWPQLLESPRGRVESSEGIFFFDTLAPNPVASQASAGPNETPVYVFISLVPRRLLDAIAVDVATPLLMIATPIYFVILIVGCLMASSIHRRRVTNDALRNLVKVRSAMTTAALEGIVVMDDTGVTVEFNRSATRIFGYTQEEARGKLVADLIIPPMYRERHRQGLEHYLATGEGPIIDKHVDDLAGIRKNGEEFPLELTVCPVMLAGRRFFYGFLRDLSESGRKEVTAAAQDTSN